One Punica granatum isolate Tunisia-2019 chromosome 3, ASM765513v2, whole genome shotgun sequence genomic window carries:
- the LOC116200264 gene encoding putative glucose-6-phosphate 1-epimerase — translation MAMPPERRVEVKHVELCKGVNGLDKVVLREVRGCSAEVYLYGGQVTSWKNEHGEELLFVSSKSNFKPPKPIRGGIPICFPQFSNLGPLEQHGFVRNRFWSIDHDPPPFATSTSNKAFVDLILKHSEEDFKIWPHRYEFRLRITLGPGGDLMLTSRIRNMNTDGKPFSFTFAYHTYFAVTDISEVRVEGLETLDYLDNLKNRERFTEQGDAITFESEVDRIYLSTPTKIAILDHERKRTFVLRKDGLPDAVVWNPWDKKAKAMPDFGDEEYKHMLCVEAACVEKPITLKPGEEWRGRQEISAVPSSYCSGQLDPRRALQCG, via the exons ATGGCCATGCCGCCGGAGAGGAGGGTGGAGGTGAAGCACGTCGAGCTCTGCAAGGGCGTTAACGGCCTCGACAAGGTCGTCCTGCGGGAGGTCCGTGGTTGCTCCGCCGAG GTGTACCTGTATGGGGGTCAAGTAACTTCTTGGAAGAATGAACATGGAGAAGAATTGCTTTTCGTCAGCAGCAAG TCTAATTTCAAGCCGCCGAAACCAATTCGTGGAGGCATTCCTATCTGTTTTCCTCAA TTTTCAAATCTTGGTCCTCTTGAACAACATGGATTTGTGAGGAACAGGTTTTGGAGCATTGATCACGATCCTCcgccttttgccacaagtacCTCCAATAAGGCCTttgttgatttgattttgaagCACTCTGAAGAAGATTTCAAAATCTGGCCCCACAG ATATGAGTTCCGCTTGAGGATTACGCTGGGACCTGGGGGAGATTTGATGTTGACATCACGGATTCGTAATATGAATACTGATGGAAAGCCATTTTCATTCACATTTGCCTACCATACCTATTTTGCTGTTACTGACATCAG TGAAGTGCGGGTTGAAGGACTGGAGACTCTGGACTATCTGGATAACCTAAAGAACAGGGAGAGATTCACTGAGCAAGGAGATGCCATAACATTTGAATCAGAA GTGGACAGGATATATCTCAGTACACCTACAAAGATTGCTATTTTGGACCATGAAAGGAAGAGAACTTTTGTGTTGCGAAAGGATGGGCTACCAGATGCTG TGGTGTGGAATCCTTGGGATAAGAAAGCGAAGGCAATGCCTGATTTTGGTGATGAAGAGTACAAGCATATGCTGTGCGTGGAGGCCGCTTGTGTTGAGAAGCCCATTACTCTGAAACCTGGTGAAGAGTGGAGAGGCAGACAGGAGATTTCTGCTGTTCCTTCCAGTTACTGCAGCGGACAACTCGACCCACGAAGAGCTCTTCAATGTGGTTAG